From the Deltaproteobacteria bacterium HGW-Deltaproteobacteria-4 genome, one window contains:
- a CDS encoding protein-L-isoaspartate O-methyltransferase, producing the protein MTDFARARQTMVERHIKPRGINDPLVLAALLKVPRHLFVEDALRGQAYGDYALPIGDKQTISQPYIVALMTAALQLKRDDRVLEIGTGSGYQTAILAQMVSRIFSIERIPQLARRARKILDSISCAHVQVRVGDGTLGWPEEAPFDAIIVTAGAPSMVEVYYRQLAIGGRLVIPVGGAGGQQLHRVTRISADEYREEDLVDCRFVPLIGSGGWAEATT; encoded by the coding sequence ATGACCGACTTTGCCCGGGCGCGCCAGACCATGGTCGAGCGTCATATCAAGCCCCGCGGTATCAATGATCCGCTGGTTTTAGCAGCACTTCTCAAGGTTCCCCGCCACCTTTTTGTCGAAGATGCCCTGCGCGGCCAGGCCTATGGCGACTACGCCTTGCCGATCGGCGATAAACAGACCATTTCCCAGCCTTATATCGTTGCCTTGATGACGGCGGCGCTGCAATTGAAACGGGATGATCGTGTCCTTGAAATTGGCACCGGTTCCGGTTATCAAACCGCAATTCTTGCGCAGATGGTCAGCCGGATTTTCAGCATCGAACGGATACCGCAACTCGCCCGTCGTGCCCGCAAAATCCTTGATAGTATCAGCTGTGCCCATGTGCAGGTCCGGGTCGGCGACGGGACTCTCGGCTGGCCGGAAGAGGCCCCATTTGATGCGATTATCGTCACGGCCGGTGCACCGAGCATGGTCGAGGTCTACTATCGCCAGCTCGCAATCGGCGGTCGTCTGGTTATTCCGGTGGGCGGGGCAGGGGGACAGCAACTGCACCGTGTGACCAGAATCAGCGCTGATGAGTATCGCGAAGAAGACCTCGTCGATTGCCGATTTGTCCCGCTGATTGGCAGCGGCGGCTGGGCAGAAGCTACAACGTGA
- a CDS encoding 5'/3'-nucleotidase SurE translates to MLILVTNDDGVYSPGILVLAEQLATLGEVVVVAPDRERSAVSHALTLHSPLRADELRPGFFAVDGTPTDCVNLAIHGLLGRKPDLVVSGINRGGNMGDDLTYSGTVAAAMEATLMGVPALALSLEAERFLAEDFAVAAAVAVDLAGRVLATRLPAETFLNVNVPGGFPAGMRLTRQGKRRFSDLIEKKSDPRGRHYYWIGAGQVSFENTEGTDFHAVSQGYVSITPLHLDLTNYHSFAELSAWGFPGGEQAGSRFP, encoded by the coding sequence GTGCTGATTTTGGTCACGAACGATGATGGGGTTTATTCCCCTGGCATTCTTGTCCTTGCCGAACAGCTCGCAACCCTCGGGGAAGTTGTCGTTGTTGCACCGGATCGGGAGCGCAGCGCCGTCAGCCATGCTCTCACGCTCCACTCGCCACTGCGTGCCGATGAACTGAGACCCGGATTCTTCGCCGTAGACGGTACCCCCACCGATTGTGTCAACCTTGCTATCCATGGCCTTCTCGGCCGCAAGCCCGATCTCGTCGTCTCCGGCATTAATCGCGGCGGGAATATGGGCGACGATCTGACTTATTCCGGTACCGTGGCTGCCGCTATGGAGGCGACCCTGATGGGGGTTCCGGCGCTGGCGCTCTCGCTCGAAGCCGAGCGTTTCCTTGCCGAAGATTTCGCGGTTGCTGCTGCTGTGGCTGTCGATCTTGCCGGCCGGGTCCTTGCGACCCGGCTTCCGGCAGAGACCTTCCTTAATGTCAATGTGCCGGGGGGCTTTCCTGCCGGAATGCGTTTGACCCGGCAAGGGAAGCGCCGTTTCAGTGATCTGATCGAAAAGAAGTCTGACCCGCGCGGACGTCATTATTACTGGATCGGCGCCGGTCAGGTCAGTTTTGAAAATACCGAAGGGACCGACTTTCACGCCGTAAGTCAGGGATATGTCTCGATTACACCTTTGCATCTTGATCTGACTAACTATCACTCTTTTGCCGAGCTCTCTGCCTGGGGTTTTCCCGGCGGAGAACAGGCAGGAAGCCGGTTCCCCTAA
- a CDS encoding integration host factor subunit alpha, with protein sequence MTKADLVENVYVKTGFSKKESADIVEMVFDLIKETLENGEKIKIAGFGNFVVKDKSTRRGRNPQTGEEIKISSRRILTFKPSQVLKASINHEDVE encoded by the coding sequence ATGACTAAAGCGGATTTGGTAGAAAATGTTTATGTCAAGACCGGATTTTCCAAAAAGGAATCGGCTGACATTGTGGAAATGGTCTTTGACCTGATCAAGGAGACACTTGAGAATGGTGAGAAGATAAAAATTGCCGGTTTTGGCAACTTTGTCGTCAAAGACAAATCGACACGTCGTGGACGTAATCCCCAGACCGGTGAAGAGATCAAGATTTCGTCCCGACGGATTTTGACCTTTAAACCGAGTCAGGTTTTGAAGGCGTCGATTAACCATGAAGATGTCGAATAA
- a CDS encoding MerR family transcriptional regulator, whose amino-acid sequence MPTQQIPDKLYFRIGEVAAIVGVKSHVLRYWEEEFPSLRPAKSRSQQRLYRRKEIDFLLALKELLYERGFTIAGARKRIAAGLLLPPDPPETVLSPAQLLLREVENDLRLLRARLEMPP is encoded by the coding sequence ATGCCGACTCAGCAAATTCCGGATAAACTCTATTTCAGAATCGGTGAAGTTGCTGCGATTGTCGGAGTTAAATCCCATGTGCTGCGCTATTGGGAAGAAGAGTTCCCTTCGTTGCGACCGGCCAAAAGTCGGTCGCAACAACGTCTCTATCGGCGCAAAGAGATCGATTTTCTTCTTGCTCTGAAAGAGCTTCTTTATGAACGTGGCTTTACGATTGCAGGTGCCCGCAAGCGTATCGCTGCCGGACTCCTCCTTCCCCCTGATCCTCCTGAGACGGTCCTCTCCCCGGCGCAATTGCTCCTCAGAGAGGTTGAAAATGACCTTCGCTTGCTGCGTGCCCGTCTCGAAATGCCCCCCTGA
- a CDS encoding phenylalanine--tRNA ligase subunit beta, with translation MIVTYNWLKEFVDFNFTVEELSHRLTMAGLEVDFLEKIGEGLDTVVVGHLLAVEAHPEADRLTLCKVDVGSEVLQIVCGARNHRSGDYVAVARIGTVLPGDFKIKKSKIRGVESQGMLCSEKELGLAAESEGIIILPAGLTPGMPVFAALGLKDARFELGLTPNRPDCLSVVGVAREVAAMAGQALRLPIPALSESATATTTMTSVTIEDAELCPRYAARLIRGVKIGPSPQWLVRRLESVGQRSINNVVDVTNYVLMELGHPLHAFDFSLLRGGKIIIRSAAEGESFTTLDSQVRTLKSSDLMICDAVGPVALAGIMGGENSEIQPQTTDILLESAYFNPSAIRRTSKHLGMHTEASHRFERGADIDMVPLALDRAAALIVEVAGGVVLSGMIDAYPQRIEQRCLTISDRRTKQILGIDLGLERIGQILASIGLTVLPPAVEMEHNGILQVLIPTFRPDLEREIDLIEEVARLNGYDAIPETMPVSRLVNQRPSQRYQLAEKVRNLMVASGSAETINYAFINPDVWDKLGLAADDSRRNTVKVNNPLTEDQSVMRTSLLPSLLETASRNLSYRSRDLRLFELRPVFIPLPGEDLPDEPLRLGVLLGGRRDPDGWAQGAELVDFFDLKGIFEEIAEVLRVPQLRWQMDAGESYLHPGKSAVVYSRNQRLGVIGEVHPQTLAAFAIDAPLYVAEFDLEALLKVSGHFSGIKPLSRFPDLTRDSALLVADEVSAARLFELFDKVKSKDAEELILFDLYRGKGIDPGQKSMAIRVRYRSPERTLTDEEVNKAHGKLVEMLCKELNAKIR, from the coding sequence ATGATCGTTACTTATAACTGGCTCAAAGAATTTGTCGATTTCAATTTCACGGTTGAGGAGCTTTCTCACCGTTTGACCATGGCCGGTCTTGAGGTCGATTTCCTGGAAAAGATCGGCGAAGGGCTCGACACTGTCGTTGTCGGTCATCTGCTGGCGGTCGAGGCCCACCCGGAAGCTGATCGCCTGACCCTCTGTAAGGTCGATGTCGGCAGCGAAGTGTTGCAGATCGTTTGCGGCGCCCGTAATCACCGCAGTGGCGATTATGTCGCAGTGGCCCGGATCGGCACAGTCCTGCCAGGTGATTTCAAGATCAAAAAGTCGAAGATCCGTGGCGTTGAATCGCAGGGGATGCTCTGTTCCGAAAAGGAACTCGGACTCGCAGCTGAATCCGAAGGGATTATTATCCTCCCCGCCGGTTTAACCCCGGGGATGCCGGTCTTTGCTGCTCTCGGTTTAAAGGATGCCCGTTTTGAGCTCGGTCTCACCCCGAACCGACCGGATTGTCTGAGTGTTGTCGGTGTTGCCCGGGAAGTTGCGGCGATGGCGGGTCAAGCGTTACGCCTGCCGATTCCGGCCCTCAGCGAAAGTGCCACCGCGACGACGACAATGACCTCGGTGACGATTGAGGATGCGGAACTCTGCCCCCGTTATGCCGCCCGTTTGATTCGCGGTGTCAAGATCGGACCTTCGCCGCAATGGCTGGTGCGGCGTCTTGAGTCAGTCGGTCAGCGTTCGATCAATAATGTTGTCGATGTCACCAATTATGTCCTGATGGAGCTTGGCCACCCGCTGCACGCCTTTGATTTCTCTCTACTCCGTGGAGGAAAGATCATTATCCGGTCGGCCGCAGAGGGGGAATCTTTCACGACTCTCGACAGTCAGGTGCGGACCCTCAAAAGCAGCGACCTGATGATCTGCGATGCGGTCGGTCCGGTGGCTTTAGCCGGGATCATGGGCGGCGAGAACTCGGAGATTCAGCCCCAGACAACCGATATCCTCCTCGAAAGTGCCTACTTTAATCCGTCGGCGATCCGTCGCACCAGCAAACATCTCGGCATGCATACCGAAGCGTCTCATCGTTTTGAGCGTGGCGCCGACATCGATATGGTCCCCCTGGCCCTCGACCGTGCCGCGGCACTGATCGTTGAAGTTGCCGGCGGTGTAGTGCTGTCAGGGATGATCGATGCCTACCCGCAGCGGATAGAGCAACGCTGCCTCACTATCTCTGACCGTCGCACCAAGCAGATTCTTGGAATCGATCTTGGCCTGGAACGGATCGGGCAGATTCTGGCCAGTATCGGCCTGACTGTCCTGCCGCCGGCTGTCGAGATGGAGCATAACGGCATCCTGCAGGTGCTGATTCCGACCTTTCGTCCTGACCTTGAGCGGGAAATCGACCTGATTGAAGAGGTCGCCAGGCTCAATGGTTATGATGCCATTCCTGAGACCATGCCGGTGAGTCGACTGGTCAACCAGCGGCCGTCGCAGCGCTATCAACTGGCAGAAAAAGTCCGTAATCTCATGGTCGCCAGCGGTAGTGCCGAGACGATCAATTACGCCTTTATCAATCCTGACGTTTGGGACAAACTCGGTCTGGCTGCCGATGATTCCCGCCGCAACACCGTCAAGGTCAACAATCCCCTCACTGAAGATCAGTCGGTGATGCGCACCTCGCTGCTGCCGAGCCTTCTCGAGACCGCGTCACGCAACCTGTCTTACCGCAGCCGTGATCTGCGTCTCTTTGAACTTCGTCCGGTCTTTATTCCTCTCCCCGGCGAGGATCTTCCCGACGAACCGCTGCGCCTTGGCGTTCTCCTTGGCGGCAGGCGTGATCCGGACGGCTGGGCGCAAGGGGCGGAGTTGGTCGACTTCTTTGACCTCAAGGGGATCTTTGAGGAGATTGCCGAGGTGTTGCGGGTGCCACAACTGCGCTGGCAAATGGATGCCGGCGAGTCCTATCTCCATCCGGGGAAGTCAGCAGTGGTTTACAGCCGCAACCAGCGTCTCGGGGTTATCGGTGAAGTTCATCCGCAGACGTTGGCCGCCTTTGCCATCGATGCCCCGCTGTATGTTGCCGAGTTTGATCTTGAAGCGCTCCTGAAAGTTTCCGGCCATTTCTCCGGGATCAAGCCCTTAAGCCGATTCCCCGATTTGACAAGAGACAGCGCCCTCCTGGTTGCCGATGAGGTGAGTGCCGCGCGTCTCTTTGAGCTCTTTGACAAGGTCAAGAGCAAGGATGCGGAGGAGTTGATCCTCTTTGATCTTTACCGCGGCAAGGGGATCGACCCCGGGCAGAAGAGCATGGCAATTCGCGTGCGCTATCGCAGTCCGGAAAGGACATTGACGGATGAGGAAGTCAATAAAGCGCATGGTAAGCTCGTTGAAATGCTCTGTAAGGAACTTAACGCGAAAATTCGTTAA